In one Suricata suricatta isolate VVHF042 chromosome 9, meerkat_22Aug2017_6uvM2_HiC, whole genome shotgun sequence genomic region, the following are encoded:
- the LOC115302166 gene encoding probable G-protein coupled receptor 19 gives MVFAHKMDESKPPLVIPTLLVPLQNHSCTETATPLPSRDLMGLRGEHGWKSNRTDLRYGLRPGEVATASIFFRALWLFSVFGNSLVCLVIHRSRRTQSTTNYFVVSMACAGLLVSVGSTPFVLLQFATGRWTLGSVMCKFVRYFQYLTPGVQIYVLLSICIDRFYTIVYPLSFKVSREKAKKMIAASWVFDAAFVTPVFFFYGSHWDNHCNYFLPASWEGTAYQLWHPPEWDSKKSSLVFTVITWISFSSLASKPTLYSIYNANFRRGMKETFCMSSMKCYRSNAYTITTSSRMAKKNYVGISEIPPTAKTITKDSIYDSFDREAKEKKLAWPINSNPPNTFV, from the exons ATGGTTTTTGctcacaaaatggatgaaagcaaGCCGCCTTTGGTCATCCCCACGCTCCTGGTGCCACTCCAAAACCACAGCTGCACCGAAACAGCCACGCCTCTGCCCAGCCGTGACCTGATGGGCTTACGTGGGGAGCACGGCTGGAAGAGCAACAGAACGGACCTGCGGTATGGACTGAGACCCGGGGAAGTGGCCACGGCCAGCATTTTTTTCAGGGCCCTGTGGCTCTTCTCTGTATTTGGCAACTCCCTGGTTTGTCTGGTCATCCACAGGAGTAGGAGGACGCAGTCCACCACCAACTACTTTGTGGTCTCCATGGCGTGTGCTGGTCTTCTCGTCAGTGTCGGCAGCACGCCTTTCGTCCTGCTTCAGTTCGCCACGGGGAGGTGGACACTTGGCAGCGTGATGTGCAAGTTTGTGCGGTATTTTCAGTATCTCACACCGGGCGTCCAGATCTACGTCCTCCTCTCTATCTGCATAGACCGGTTCTACACCATTGTCTATCCCCTGAGCTTCAAGGTGTCCAGagaaaaagccaagaaaatgATCGCCGCGTCGTGGGTCTTCGATGCAGCTTTTGTGACCCCTGTGTTCTTTTTCTATGGCTCCCACTGGGACAATCATTGCAACtacttcctccctgcctcttggGAAGGAACTGCCTAT cagctgtggcacccCCCCGAATGGGACTCCAAGAAAAGTTCCCTTGTTTTCACAGTTATCACATGGATATCTTTTAGTTCTTTGGCCTCTAAGCCTACGCTCTATTCCATTTATAATGCCAATTTTAGGAGAGGAATGAAAGAGACTTTTTGCATGTCCTCAATGAAGTGTTACCGAAGCAATGCCTATACAATCACAACCAGTTCAAGGATGGCCAAAAAAAACTACGTTGGCATTTCAGAAATTCCTCCCACGGCCAAAACTATAACCAAAGACTCAATCTATGATTCATTTGATAGAGAAGCCAAGGAAAAGAAGCTCGCTTGGCCCATTAATTCAAATCCACCAAATACCTTTGTCTAA